In Yarrowia lipolytica chromosome 1F, complete sequence, a genomic segment contains:
- a CDS encoding uncharacterized protein (Compare to YALI0F22693g, no similarity): MLLLRSLRVTPLGVAKPRSIAAFSSFQTAAPSTVSQTARAFSRQTTSRVANKKVNVMAQLNKFSRQFSSGRTARQVKMNNKENPNLKQKYSQHGPFSIAWNVTPPWIKFFGLALFFFNCALFITMPILFIIVPPFLLLMLWFRSRIASSQIGVMNQRWVGMAQQSLVYKTKGPLDLQKLNRVCVNRIHQAINDDERDINSILKVDPFAMSRNGQSLTLDPTGRISQSSMLYPRQTKIDTENPFDNLPGREEMIAFEELLLDKSIEGKPKQQVIGVVDVVLTHDASFDPFASHYTEADNEFHYRLEVRPAKTLFPESSDVVILSAPAPKNTEMEDVTDHIIDVDPVSKEHFGDDDKKAKKA; the protein is encoded by the coding sequence ATGCTTCTGCTCCGTTCACTGCGAGTGACCCCATTGGGCGTCGCTAAGCCCCGCTCAATTGCTGCATTCTCCTCGTTCCAGACTGCTGCTCCTAGCACCGTCTCTCAGACTGCCCGAGCTTTCTCTCGACAGACCACCTCCCGTGTCGccaacaagaaggtcaaTGTCATGGCCCAGCTCAACAAGTTCTCCCGACAGTTCTCGTCCGGACGAACCGCCAGACAGGTGAAGATGAACAACAAGGAAAACCCCAACCTGAAACAGAAGTACTCTCAGCATGGACCCTTCTCCATTGCCTGGAACGTGACTCCTCCCTGGATCAAGTTCTTCGGCCTCgctctcttcttcttcaactgTGCCCTGTTCATTACCATGCCCATTCTGTTCATCATTGTACCTCCCTTCCTTCTGCTCATGCTGTGGTTCCGTTCTCGAATCGCATCTTCTCAGATTGGTGTCATGAACCAGCGATGGGTCGGCATGGCCCAGCAGTCTCTCGTCTACAAGACCAAGGGTCCCCTTGATCTGCAGAAACTCAACCGAGTGTGCGTGAACCGAATTCACCAGGCTATCAACGATGATGAGCGAGATATCAATTCTATCCTTAAGGTAGACCCCTTTGCCATGTCTCGAAACGGCCAGTCTCTGACCCTTGATCCTACTGGACGAATCTCCCAGTCTTCCATGCTCTATCCCCGACAGACTAAGATTGATACTGAGAACCCCTTTGACAACCTGCCCGGCCGAGAGGAGATGATTGCCttcgaggagctgctgctcgatAAGTCCATTGAGGGCAAGCCCAAGCAGCAGGTTattggtgttgttgatgttgttcTGACCCACGATGCATCCTTCGATCCCTTTGCCTCCCACTACACTGAAGCTGACAACGAGTTCCACTACCGACTCGAGGTTCGACCCGCTAAGACTCTCTTCCCCGAGTCCAGTGACGTTGTTATTCTAAGCGCCCCTGCCCCCAAGAACacggagatggaggacgTCACTGACCACATCATCGACGTTGATCCCGTCAGCAAGGAACACTTcggcgacgacgacaagaaggcaAAGAAGGCCTAA
- a CDS encoding uncharacterized protein (Compare to YALI0F22715g, weakly similar to uniprot|Q7S6J1 Neurospora crassa NCU04844.1 hypothetical protein) — MAPQGRKGQASGQKSDGAKRTRATRRSVDRNNHVDLKNGQITPKIEDEVDKGEKSEEQSQDENGNEPATNESIPEDDSEPDSEEIPSGESSPDNSADEYMEDSEPEKSNEDISEPATKKSKYFADSDDEEETDIPTSHIPYSNMALHPNSLSFIQVLEKNNNREWFKSHDAEFKKAKQNWDTFILSLAALCHKNHPEHVPAEIPLIKLQFRIHRDMRFSNGLPYKPRWMGGFSPTGCKGIFPKYFLVVWPSHVVVGAGYSAMGDADVGPKTLKGLKDEIQETEGECIAKILRKVQKKSAGLVFKSRFDDAEGLMKEFLEMNVTENMYKYVPKGYDAESPAAGLLKLRSFVIKIQLETTVVMEKDGAQIMASYFKFLIPWVKFLSKYFPPGRGG, encoded by the coding sequence ATGGCGCCGCAAGGACGGAAGGGACAGGCTTCCGGGCAGAAGTCAGATGGTGCGAAAAGAACTCGAGCCACTAGAAGGAGTGTGGATCGAAATAATCACGTCGATCTGAAGAATGGTCAGATTACACCCAAGATCGAGGATGAGGTCGACAAGGGTGAAAAATCCGAAGAACAGTCACAAGACGAGAACGGCAACGAACCTGCCACCAATGAAAGTATCCCAGAGGATGATTCGGAACCTGACTCCGAGGAAATCCCTTCTGGTGAGTCATCTCCAGATAATAGTGCTGACGAGTACATGGAGGATAGTGAACCAGAGAAGAGTAACGAGGATATTTCTGAGCCAGCAACTAAGAAAAGCAAGTACTTTGCCGattctgatgatgaagaagagactGATATACCCACTTCCCATATACCTTACTCCAACATGGCTCTACACCCTAACTCGCTGTCCTTCATTCAAGTCCTAGAAAAGAACAATAATCGAGAGTGGTTCAAATCACATGATGCCGAGTTCAAAAAGGCCAAACAAAACTGGGACACTTTTATCCTTTCCTTGGCAGCTTTGTGCCACAAGAACCACCCCGAACATGTGCCTGCTGAGATTCCTCTCATCAAGCTGCAGTTTCGAATCCATAGAGACATGCGATTCTCAAACGGACTGCCCTACAAGCCTCGTTGGATGGGTGGATTCAGTCCTACCGGATGCAAAGGTATATTCCCAAAATACTTCCTTGTCGTCTGGCCCTCTCATGTGGTCGTGGGGGCTGGATACAGCGCCATGGGAGATGCTGATGTCGGTCCTAAGACGTTGAAAGGACTCAAGGATGAAATTCAGGAAACTGAGGGCGAATGTATTGCTAAGATCCTTCGAAAGGTGCAAAAGAAGTCTGCTGGTCTGGTATTCAAAAGCAGATTCGATGATGCAGAAGGTCTCATGAAGGAGTTTCTGGAAATGAATGTGACTGAGAACATGTACAAATACGTTCCCAAGGGCTATGACGCTGAGTCTCCCGCTGCTGGATTACTTAAGTTGAGATCTTTCGTGATTAAAATCCAGCTGGAGACTACAGTGGTGATGGAAAAAGACGGCGCCCAGATCATGGCCAGCTACTTCAAGTTCCTGATCCCGTGGGTCAAATTTCTTAGCAAGTACTTTCCTCCAGGCCGGGGTGGCTAA
- a CDS encoding uncharacterized protein (Compare to YALI0F22737g, similar to Saccharomyces cerevisiae GCD14 (YJL125C); ancestral locus Anc_1.229, similar to uniprot|P46959 Saccharomyces cerevisiae YJL125c GCD14 translational repressor of GCN4) yields the protein MFSAYKDTIEDGDLVLGWMTRTAIKPIVVEKKEGLFNTRYGAFPHRNMDKYGAQLGSMSKQGFIHLIHPTPELWTLSLPHRTQIVYTTDSSYIVQRLKIRPGSTVIESGTGSGSFTHAISRSAGLAGKVYSYEFHEERYNLAKQEFERHQLTNVIPTHRDVCNDGFDIENIDVNATAVFLDLPAPWTAIPHLERVIDRSVVSRVCCFSPCFEQVVKAVQALQEAGWVDIEMVEVAAKRWESRLEMKRSLDEAITRLRDVKARRETGLAKRNARIKVETETGVEEEESDERDAKRSKTESGHRGYNPWGKGQKIKEGDESFEWTEVSKCEQEIKSHTSYLLFASRLPKLGEEVFDKDMCVRPYSERCPEASTEGAEASTEATEAPARTEA from the coding sequence ATGTTTTCGGCATACAAGGACACGATCGAGGATGGAGATCTGGTACTCGGGTGGATGACCCGTACCGCCATCAAGCCCATTGTGGTTGAAAAGAAGGAAGGGCTCTTCAACACCCGATACGGAGCCTTCCCTCACCGCAACATGGACAAGTATGGAGCTCAGCTTGGAAGCATGTCGAAGCAGGGCTTCATTCATCTGATTCACCCTACTCCCGAGCTATGGACTCTCTCGTTGCCCCACCGTACCCAGATTGTGTACACCACCGACTCATCGTACATTGTTCAGCGTCTCAAGATTCGACCTGGATCGACTGTGATTGAGTCTGGCACTGGTTCTGGTTCCTTCACACACGCTATCAGTCGATCTGCAGGCCTCGCCGGCAAGGTTTACTCGTACGAGTTTCATGAGGAGCGATACAATCTGGCCAAGCAGGAGTTTGAGCGTCATCAGCTGACCAACGTGATCCCCACGCATCGGGATGTGTGCAACGACGGCTTTGACATTGAGAACATCGACGTCAATGCCACTGCCGTTTTCCTCGACCTTCCTGCCCCTTGGACCGCTATTCCCCATCTCGAGCGAGTTATTGACCGATCAGTTGTCTCTCGAGTGTGCTGTTTCTCGCCTTGCTTCGAGCAGGTTGTCAAGGCAGTCCAGGCTCTGCAAGAAGCCGGCTGGGTCGATATTGAGATGGTAGAGGTTGCTGCTAAGCGATGGGAGTCACGACTGGAGATGAAGCGGTCTCTGGACGAGGCTATCACTCGCCTTAGAGACGTCAAAGCCCGACGAGAGACCGGTCTGGCTAAGAGAAATGCTCGAATCAAGGTCGAAACTGAAACTggagtggaggaggaagagtcGGATGAGCGAGATGCCAAGCGGTCCAAGACCGAGTCGGGTCACAGAGGATACAACCCCTGGGGTAAGGGccagaagatcaaggagggaGATGAGAGCTTTGAATGGACCGAGGTGTCCAAGTGTGAGCAGGAGATCAAGTCGCATACTTCGTACCTGCTGTTCGCCAGCAGGTTGCCAAAGCTGGGCGAAGAGGTATtcgacaaggacatgtGTGTTCGACCATACAGCGAGCGATGCCCTGAGGCTTCCACTGAGGGTGCTGAGGCTTCCACTGAGGCCACTGAGGCCCCTGCCAGGACTGAAGCATAG
- a CDS encoding uncharacterized protein (Compare to YALI0F22759g, similar to Saccharomyces cerevisiae UTP8 (YGR128C); ancestral locus Anc_3.489, weakly similar to ca|CA5787|IPF1136 Candida albicans unknown function) yields MPPLTEPFVLCDLPQSSLTVADKVAVPGRSAGSQYLLGISHSQAALYELTPSPRSVWTHFLSLTQAVCAITQYAPSTKTGVVYVSIRDRKKFFVERVEQCVDSEDGNKSALTLSEAAVAVGTSSDDSRIYLVTESGHVKVAPVSLFGQAGSGDKIPTLFDAGAKQITEYSLFMPDSRTDEFSDGLVVLVLGSRDSYRAVLLGLKSSGCVVLADKVLKDIATDSKPAFSAVDNVLSCFSNTTLYSFALPSLKVTTQIERPEGVSGNSSILAIDSRTTLLSSNDKLTLVDTYYESIVTEVDASQLSLLSFYPDTQTVLGVQPQKGGFCVSGVTVDLSSGSSLLDSVARGQGLQTSATREQQRQHDWRMSNIHMAKTYRLESDFANLSGYDVVVKAAKKSQKQSQALMETLKASQGAAFDSALLKYMKHKKWLKQNPDLAFTVYEERDDAQIDNFLMDQICSLLFDNYEDSEPVLKADPPVKALTYLLTHSLFPTNRFPNLLDTFESHPFLQRQALVNAPALPCSTLVKALASSVSDEIVNDAVVRLLEEFRPTEVTKTIRKEISNLNGLVERLQKMDAGWALIPCVIDAGGLLGWNLETIQELKKSLKSELQTQTESAQTVAMVDALKLRMMAQERVAMREQYIEKGDDKLDASYVVEKLHI; encoded by the coding sequence ATGCCTCCTCTAACCGAACCGTTTGTCCTGTGCGACCTGCCCCAAAGCTCGCTGACCGTGGCCGACAAGGTGGCTGTGCCCGGCCGAAGCGCAGGATCCCAGTATCTGCTGGGAATTAGCCACTCCCAGGCTGCTCTCTACGAACTCACCCCAAGCCCTCGATCTGTGTGGACTCACTTCCTGTCCTTGACCCAGGCCGTGTGCGCCATCACCCAGTATGCTCCTAGCACGAAGACTGGTGTTGTCTACGTCTCGATCCGGGACCGGAAAAAGTTTTTTGTCGAGCGTGTCGAGCAATGCGTTGACTCCGAGGACGGAAACAAGAGCGCTCTGACTCTGTCAGAGGCTGCGGTGGCTGTTGGGACCAGCTCCGATGATTCTAGAATTTACCTGGTGACCGAGTCTGGCCACGTTAAGGTCGCTCCAGTGTCTCTGTTTGGTCAGGCTGGCTCCGGAGACAAGATCCCCACCCTGTTTGATGCTGGAGCCAAGCAGATCACTGAGTACTCTCTGTTCATGCCCGATAGCCGTACTGACGAGTTCAGTGACGGTCTTGTTGTGCTTGTTCTCGGCTCCCGAGACTCGTACCGAGCCGTTCTGCTGGGTCTCAAGTCGTCTGGATGCGTCGTTCTTGCTGACAAGGTTCTCAAGGATATCGCTACCGACTCTAAGCCTGCGTTCTCTGCCGTCGACAATGTCCTATCGtgcttctcaaacaccacTCTCTACAGCTTTGCCCTCCCCTCTCTCAAGGTGACCACCCAGATTGAGCGACCTGAGGGTGTGTCTGGTAATTCTTCAATTCTGGCAATTGACTCTCGAACTACACTGCTGTCTTCCAACGACAAGCTCACACTCGTCGATACATACTACGAGTCTATTGTAACCGAGGTTGATGCGTCCCAGCTCTCTCTGCTGTCCTTCTATCCCGATACCCAGACTGTTCTTGGTGTGCAGCCCCAGAAGGGTGGCTTCTGTGTCTCCGGTGTCACTGTCGATCTCTCTTCAGGCTCTTCTCTGCTCGACTCTGTTGCTCGAGGACAGGGTTTGCAGACTTCTGCCACCCGAGAacagcagcgacagcaCGACTGGAGAATGTCCAACATCCACATGGCCAAGACTTACCGATTAGAGAGTGACTTTGCCAACCTATCTGGCTATGATGTGGTGGTCAAGGCTGCTAAGAAGTCTCAGAAGCAATCTCAGGCTCTGATGGAGACCCTTAAGGCCTCGCAAGGTGCTGCATTCGATTCTGCTCTGCTCAAATACATGAAGCACAAGAAGTGGCTCAAGCAAAATCCCGACCTGGCTTTCACCGTGTACGAGGAGCGAGATGATGCCCAAATTGATAACTTCCTGATGGACCAGATTTGTTCCCTGTTGTTCGACAACTATGAGGACTCTGAGCCTGTTCTTAAGGCCGATCCTCCCGTCAAGGCTCTCACCTACCTTCTCACACACTCTCTTTTCCCCACGAACCGATTCCCCAACCTGTTGGACACATTTGAGTCTCACCCTTTCCTGCAGCGTCAGGCTCTGGTGAACGCCCCTGCCCTCCCTTGCTCCACCCTggtcaaggctctggcctcttctgtgtctgacgagattgtcaacGATGCCGTCGTTcgactgctggaggagttccGACCCACCGAGGTTACCAAGACCATCCGAAAGGAGATCTCCAACCTCAACGGTCTGGTGGAGCGACTGCAGAAGATGGACGCTGGCTGGGCTCTGATTCCCTGTGTGATTGATGCTGGAGGACTGCTAGGATGGAACCTAGAGACCATTCAGGAGCTAAAGAAGTCGCTCAAGAGCGAGCTACAGACCCAGACCGAGTCTGCCCAAACCGTTGCTATGGTGGACGCCCTCAAACTTCGAATGATGGCTCAGGAGCGAGTGGCAATGCGAGAGCAGTACATTGAGAAGGGAGATGACAAGTTGGATGCTAGTTAcgtggtggagaagttgcATATTTGA
- a CDS encoding uncharacterized protein (Compare to YALI0F22781g, similar to uniprot|P20051 Saccharomyces cerevisiae Dihydroorotase (EC 3.5.2.3) (DHOase) YLR420w URA4, similar to Saccharomyces cerevisiae URA4 (YLR420W); ancestral locus Anc_4.294): MTSINLGHPVDMHVHLRQGEMMKLVTPTVKQGGFSVAYVMPNLVPPVTSPERAFEYKQELQALAPDTEFMVTMYLSPEITPEVVADAAKKGVSGIKVYPAGVTTNSDQGVSSYEQYYPVFRAMEEHNLVLNLHGECPSTPQSDITVLNAEERFLPTLGELNKMFPKLRIVLEHCTTKAAVDAVNACDDNVSGSITAHHLSLIIDNWSGNAINFCKPVAKLPSDRDALVAAATSGSPKFFFGSDSAPHPIKNKRTCNNAPAGVFTQSHALTYVAQVFDKAGKLDNLKKFVTDNGRKFYQIENMATSGPEVTVVRKEVVIPGLIGPEDDGVVPFRAGEKLDWTIEWN; encoded by the coding sequence atgACTTCTATCAACCTTGGCCACCCCGTCGACATGCACGTCCACCTGCGACAGGGCGAGATGATGAAGCTCGTCACCCCCACCGTCAAGCAGGGCGGTTTCTCCGTCGCCTACGTCATGCCCAACCTGGTCCCTCCCGTCACTTCTCCCGAGCGAGCTTTTGAGTACAAGCAGGAGCTCCAGGCCCTGGCCCCTGACACCGAGTTCATGGTCACCATGTATCTGTCTCCAGAGATCACCCCCGAGGTTGTTGCTGACGCTGCTAAGAAGGGAGTCTCCGGTATCAAGGTCTATCCTGCGGGTGTCACCACAAACTCCGATCAGGGAGTCTCTTCATACGAGCAGTACTACCCCGTCTTCCGAGCCATGGAGGAGCACAACCTTGTTCTTAACCTGCACGGTGAGTGCCCCAGCACTCCCCAGAGCGACATCACCGTTCTGAACGCCGAGGAGCGGTTCCTGCCCACCCTTGGAgagctcaacaagatgtTCCCCAAGCTGCGAATCGTTCTCGAGCACTgcaccaccaaggctgctgttgatgctgtCAACGCCTGTGATGACAACGTCTCCGGCTCTATCACTGCTCACCACCTGTCTCTGATTATCGACAACTGGTCCGGTAACGCCATCAACTTCTGCAAGCCTGTTGCCAAGCTGCCCTCTGATCGAGACGCTCTCGTGGCTGCCGCCACCTCCGGCTCACCCAAGTTCTTCTTCGGATCCGACTCTGCTCCTCACCCTATCAAGAACAAGCGAACCTGCAACAACGCCCCTGCTGGTGTCTTCACTCAGAGCCACGCTCTGACCTACGTCGCCCAGGTCTTCGACAAGGCCGGCAAGCTCGATAATCTCAAGAAGTTCGTCACCGATAACGGCCGAAAGTTTTACCAGATCGAGAACATGGCCACCAGCGGCCCCGAGGTCACTGTTGTCAGGAAGGAGGTTGTCATTCCTGGTCTCATCGGTCCTGAGGACGACGGTGTTGTTCCTTTCCGAGCCGGCGAGAAGCTCGACTGGACCATTGAATGGAACTAG
- a CDS encoding uncharacterized protein (Compare to YALI0F22803g, similar to uniprot|P53303 Saccharomyces cerevisiae YGR211w ZPR1, similar to Saccharomyces cerevisiae ZPR1 (YGR211W); ancestral locus Anc_5.120) → MADNTNTNVPVHDDKRQKTEEDAEMFQSVGDHASNVDNQVDSQGLRKTGAEDAEGHPVQEIESFCVNCEKTGITRLLLTRIPYFREIVLMSFECPHCHLKNSEIQPAAQVSEKGSKYMLRVEKKEDLARQVVKSDSGNVKFVELDVEIPAKRGQLTNVEGLLTQLAEDLESDQPVRQHVDPETHAKIEEFLAKIRGTIEGDEQRYPFTVQVDDPAGNSWIEYVPGEPSSKWSHVEYFRTKAMAKALGLSVQEDDTPARNQSVAQAVNDAAPSITAASDTITTADGSEIENMHSEVQTFESSCPSCFSKNCPTNMKVVNIPHFKDVIIMATVCEDCGYKSNEVKTGGEVPEKGKRTTLLCDDPEDLTRDILKSESCRLHIPELDLDLTAGTLGGRFTTIEGLLNQVHDELDERVFTQTSDSMTVETEQRWRTFLARLKSAAEGKIPFTLVMEDPLAASYIQNPFAPDADPNMNHEDFERTDEQNDDLGLKDMNVESYQEQPKEEAN, encoded by the coding sequence atGGCTGataacacaaacacaaacgtGCCTGTACACGATGACAAGCGACAAAAaaccgaggaggacgcTGAGATGTTTCAGTCGGTAGGAGACCACGCCTCCAATGTGGACAACCAAGTCGACAGCCAAGGTCTGAGAAAGACCGGAGCTGAGGATGCCGAGGGACACCCAGTACAGGAGATTGAGTCTTTCTGTGTCAACTGTGAGAAGACCGGAATCACCCGACTGCTGCTCACTCGAATTCCTTACTTCCGGGAGATTGTGCTCATGTCTTTTGAGTGTCCCCACTGTCATCTGAAGAACTCCGAGATCCAGCCTGCTGCCCAGGTCAGCGAAAAGGGCAGCAAGTACATGCTGCGAGtagagaagaaggaggatcTGGCCCGACAGGTGGTCAAGAGCGACTCTGGAAACGTGAAGTTTGTCGAGCTCGATGTTGAGATTCCTGCCAAGCGAGGCCAGTTGACCAACGTTGAGGGTCTCCTCACCCAACTTGCTGAGGATCTCGAGAGCGACCAGCCCGTGCGACAGCATGTGGACCCAGAGACCCACGCGAAGATCGAGGAATTTTTGGCCAAGATCAGAGGCACCATTGAGGGAGATGAGCAGCGATACCCCTTCACCGTCCAGGTCGACGATCCAGCTGGAAACTCGTGGATCGAGTACGTTCCCGGAGAGCCCTCTTCCAAGTGGTCTCACGTTGAGTACTTCCGAACCAAGGCCATGGCGAAGGCTCTGGGTCTGTCTGTTCAGGAGGATGACACCCCTGCTAGAAACCAATCTGTTGCCCAGGCTGTGAACGACGCAGCTCCCTCTATTACTGCTGCTTCCGATACTATCACCACCGCCGATGGCTCTGAAATTGAGAACATGCACTCCGAGGTCCAAACCTTTGAGTCTTcgtgtccttcttgtttcTCCAAGAACTGTCCCACCAACATGAAGGTGGTCAACATCCCCCATTTTAAGGatgtcatcatcatggcCACTGTTTGTGAGGACTGTGGATACAAGTCAAACGAGGTCAAGACCGGAGGAGAGGTTCCCGAGAAGGGTAAGCGAACCACTCTTCTGTGTGATGACCCCGAGGATCTGACTCGAGACATTCTCAAGTCCGAGTCCTGTAGACTGCACATTCCCGAGCTGGATCTGGACCTGACAGCCGGAACTCTTGGAGGTCGATTCACCACCATTGAGGGTCTCCTCAACCAGGTTCACGACGAGCTTGACGAGCGAGTCTTCACTCAGACTTCCGACTCCATGACTGTCGAGACCGAGCAGCGATGGCGAACTTTCCTGGCTCGACTCAAAAGCGCTGCTGAGGGCAAGATTCCTTTCACTCTGGTGATGGAGGACCCTCTCGCTGCCTCTTACATTCAGAACCCCTTTGCTCCTGATGCTGACCCCAACATGAACCATGAAGACTTCGAGCGAACTGACGAGCAGAATGACGATCTTGGACTCAAGGATATGAACGTTGAGTCTTACCAGGAgcagcccaaggaggaggctaaCTAG
- a CDS encoding uncharacterized protein (Compare to YALI0F22825g, similar to uniprot|Q12358 Saccharomyces cerevisiae YLL057c): MSTQTAYRIQAIDASTFRATGDKDTANGPKSHNPPLKFPEYAPGWDQSEKFEPYKQFKFEEPGKRADKTLPNLFEKGLPTNDKKYLVPSEQLTKYGYSVDDLTPKFGSEVRGVQLSKLSDKAKDELAYFVAERGVVVFRDQDFRELPIKDALKYAEHFGRQHIHPTSGSPQAYPEVHLIFREEGDDIYKEYFSSNLSSVAWHSDVTYEKQPPGTTFLGILEMPRTGGDTLFSDNTEAYNRLSPEFQKRLEGLKAVHSAHEQADASIRRGGVVRREPVQNVHPIIRKHPATGKKSIFVNPQFTRNIVGLKQEESDLILNFLYDIIAKGSDFHVRARWEDGSVVVWDNRRTSHTALLDWSDGARRHAYRYTPQAEVPYENEEGENDD; encoded by the coding sequence ATGTCTACCCAAACAGCTTACCGAATCCAGGCTATTGACGCTTCCACCTTCCGAGCTACTGGCGACAAGGACACCGCTAATGGCCCCAAGAGCCATAATCCTCCTCTGAAGTTCCCTGAGTACGCCCCTGGCTGGGATCAGTCTGAGAAGTTCGAACCTTACAAGCAGTTCAAGTTCGAAGAGCCTGGTAAGCGAGCTGACAAGACTCTGCCCAACCTCTTCGAGAAGGGTCTTCCCACCAATGACAAAAAGTACCTTGTTCCTAGTGAGCAATTGACTAAGTACGGCTACTCTGTTGATGACCTCACCCCCAAGTTTGGATCTGAGGTCCGAGGTGTACAGCTTTCCAAGCTCtccgacaaggccaaggacgagctTGCCTACTTCGTTGCCGAGCGAGGAGTGGTTGTCTTCCGGGACCAGGATTTCAGAGAGCTTCCAATCAAGGACGCCCTCAAGTATGCAGAGCACTTTGGAAGACAGCACATTCATCCCACCTCCGGATCTCCCCAGGCTTACCCCGAGGTTCACCTTATCTTCCGAGAGGAGGGAGATGATATCTACAAGGAGTACTTTTCCAGCAACCTGTCTTCTGTCGCCTGGCACTCGGATGTCACATACGAGAAGCAACCTCCTGGAACTACCTTCCTCGGTATTCTCGAGATGCCCCGAACCGGAGGAGACACTTTGTTCTCTGACAACACCGAGGCCTACAACCGACTCTCTCCTGAGTTCCAGAAGCGACTTGAGGGACTCAAGGCTGTTCATTCTGCTCACGAGCAGGCTGACGCCTCTatccgacgaggaggtgtTGTCCGACGAGAACCTGTCCAGAACGTGCATCCCATTATCCGAAAGCACCCCGCCACTGGTAAGAAGTCTATCTTCGTGAACCCACAGTTCACCCGAAACATTGTTGGTCTCAAGCAGGAAGAGTCTGATCTGATTCTCAATTTCCTGTACGACATAATCGCCAAGGGATCGGATTTCCATGTTCGAGCCCGATGGGAAGACGGATCTGTTGTTGTCTGGGACAACCGACGAACCTCCCACACTGCCCTGCTGGACTGGTCAGATGGAGCTCGACGACATGCTTACCGATACACTCCTCAGGCCGAGGTGCCTTACGAGAACGAGGAGGGTGAGAATGATGACTaa